The Altererythrobacter sp. CAU 1644 genome has a window encoding:
- a CDS encoding class II 3-deoxy-7-phosphoheptulonate synthase — MATNWTPDSWKEHEARHLPHYEDAAELTQAEHTLSSYPPLVFAGEARALKADLAQVAAGKAFLLQGGDCAESFAEFHPNNIRDTFRVLLQMAVVMTFASKKPVVKVGRMAGQFAKPRSSDTETQGDMTLPSYFGDNINGIEFDPEQRRNDPMRMVRAYSQAAATLNLLRAFAGGGYANLRQVHQWTLDFMGRTPWADKFSHVADRIGESLDFMEACGVNPQTLPQLERTSFYTSHEGLLLPYEQALTRRDSLTGDWYATSAHMLWIGDRTRFDGSAHIEFARGIGNPLGMKCGPSLEPDALLRLLDTLNPAREPGRMTLISRFGHDKVEDGLAPLVRAVAREGHPVVWSCDPMHGNVIKSDSGYKTRPFDRILTEVKGFFAVHRAEGTHPGGIHIEMTGQDVTECVGGAVAITDDVLGDRYHTHCDPRLNAAQSIELAFLLAEMLNQEAAERRADAA, encoded by the coding sequence GTGGCAACCAACTGGACCCCCGATAGCTGGAAAGAGCACGAAGCCCGGCATCTTCCGCACTACGAGGATGCGGCAGAGCTGACGCAGGCGGAGCACACGCTTTCCTCCTATCCGCCGCTGGTGTTCGCGGGCGAGGCACGCGCGCTGAAGGCGGATCTGGCCCAGGTGGCCGCAGGCAAGGCGTTCCTGCTGCAGGGTGGCGATTGCGCCGAAAGCTTCGCCGAGTTCCATCCCAACAATATCCGCGACACATTCCGCGTGCTGCTGCAGATGGCGGTTGTGATGACCTTTGCCAGCAAGAAGCCGGTGGTGAAGGTCGGTCGCATGGCCGGACAGTTCGCCAAGCCGCGCAGTTCCGATACCGAGACGCAGGGCGATATGACCCTGCCGAGCTATTTCGGCGACAACATCAACGGCATCGAGTTCGACCCCGAGCAGCGCCGCAACGATCCGATGCGCATGGTGCGCGCCTATTCGCAGGCTGCCGCGACGCTCAACTTGCTGCGCGCCTTCGCTGGCGGCGGCTACGCCAACCTGCGCCAGGTTCACCAGTGGACGCTCGACTTCATGGGCCGGACGCCATGGGCCGACAAGTTCTCGCATGTTGCCGACCGGATCGGGGAATCGCTCGATTTCATGGAAGCCTGCGGGGTCAATCCGCAGACCTTGCCGCAGCTTGAGCGCACCAGTTTCTACACCAGCCACGAAGGGCTGCTGCTGCCTTACGAGCAGGCGCTGACGCGCCGCGACAGCCTGACCGGCGACTGGTACGCGACCAGCGCGCATATGCTGTGGATCGGCGACCGCACCCGGTTTGATGGCTCGGCGCATATCGAATTCGCGCGCGGCATCGGCAATCCGCTCGGCATGAAATGCGGGCCGAGCCTCGAGCCCGATGCGCTGTTGCGCCTGCTCGATACGCTCAATCCTGCGCGTGAGCCGGGCCGGATGACGCTGATCAGCCGCTTCGGCCATGACAAGGTCGAAGATGGCCTCGCCCCGCTCGTCCGCGCCGTTGCGCGTGAGGGACATCCGGTGGTGTGGAGTTGCGACCCGATGCACGGCAACGTCATCAAGTCGGACAGCGGCTACAAGACCCGCCCGTTCGACCGGATACTGACAGAAGTGAAGGGCTTCTTCGCCGTCCACCGCGCCGAAGGCACGCATCCGGGCGGCATCCATATCGAGATGACCGGCCAGGACGTGACCGAATGCGTCGGCGGTGCGGTCGCGATTACCGACGACGTACTCGGCGATCGCTACCACACCCATTGCGACCCGCGCCTCAATGCGGCGCAGTCGATCGAGCTCGCGTTCCTGCTGGCTGAAATGCTCAACCAGGAAGCTGCCGAGCGTCGCGCCGACGCGGCCTGA
- a CDS encoding LysR substrate-binding domain-containing protein, which produces MPTRRLPPLRALEAFMRTVRLGSARAAAEEIGLSPSALSRRISNLEDFIGKKLFTRARQSMQLTDEGQAFYEAVHPQFEALARAVESQSENISLLRLHLGVLPLFGSQRLFPRLGELRKRHPLLHIDIDTGPHLEDRVGDTLDAAIILSRGPSRGLHAVRLDHNMVHAIASREVAATLGDKADVEKLSKQTFLIHNELPASFEAWKSALSLDELEPAAIDHYDSGQLMLEAAAQGLGIAIMHDDHMRRAADNRLTDLYDIEVESPYSYWFVCKPTALEQRPVRLFHDWLVAAGL; this is translated from the coding sequence ATGCCGACCCGACGCCTCCCGCCGCTGCGCGCCCTCGAAGCCTTCATGCGGACGGTCAGGCTCGGCTCGGCCCGTGCTGCGGCGGAAGAGATCGGGCTCAGCCCCTCGGCCCTCTCGCGGCGGATCAGCAATCTCGAGGACTTCATCGGCAAGAAGCTGTTCACGCGGGCGCGCCAGTCGATGCAACTAACCGACGAGGGGCAGGCCTTCTACGAGGCGGTGCATCCGCAGTTCGAGGCGCTTGCCCGGGCAGTCGAAAGCCAGTCGGAAAATATCTCGCTGCTGCGCCTGCATCTCGGCGTCCTGCCGCTGTTCGGCAGCCAGCGGCTGTTTCCGCGGCTCGGCGAATTGCGCAAGCGGCACCCCTTGCTGCACATCGATATCGACACCGGACCGCATCTCGAGGATCGGGTAGGCGACACCCTCGATGCCGCGATCATCCTGTCGCGCGGACCCAGCCGGGGCCTGCATGCCGTGCGGCTCGACCACAACATGGTCCATGCCATCGCCAGCCGCGAGGTGGCGGCGACCCTTGGCGACAAGGCCGATGTCGAGAAGCTCTCAAAGCAGACCTTCCTGATCCACAACGAGCTTCCGGCAAGTTTCGAGGCGTGGAAATCGGCGCTGTCGCTCGATGAGCTCGAACCGGCGGCGATCGATCATTACGATTCCGGGCAATTGATGCTGGAGGCGGCGGCACAGGGGCTCGGCATTGCGATCATGCACGACGATCACATGCGCCGCGCAGCCGACAACCGCCTGACCGATCTCTACGATATCGAGGTCGAAAGCCCGTACAGCTACTGGTTCGTATGCAAGCCGACAGCGCTTGAGCAGCGTCCGGTCCGGCTGTTTCATGACTGGCTGGTTGCTGCGGGTCTCTAG
- a CDS encoding MucR family transcriptional regulator, whose translation MEDIEYDMKETLITLTSDIVAAHVSNNDVAVGDVPGLITSVFNALSGLDGGSSLQEERPDPAVSVRASVKKDHIICLDCGKKMKMLKRHLSTEHGMTPEEYRARWELAADYPMVAPEYAETRRDLAKKIGLGRKPGQKRGRKKKAA comes from the coding sequence ATGGAAGATATCGAATATGACATGAAAGAAACGCTGATAACGCTGACTTCGGATATCGTTGCAGCGCATGTCAGCAATAATGACGTTGCTGTGGGCGACGTACCGGGGCTTATAACCAGTGTTTTCAATGCCCTGTCAGGCCTCGACGGGGGAAGCTCGTTGCAGGAAGAACGCCCGGATCCAGCCGTTTCCGTGCGTGCATCGGTCAAGAAGGACCACATCATCTGCCTCGACTGCGGCAAGAAGATGAAGATGCTCAAACGGCACCTTTCGACCGAACACGGCATGACGCCCGAAGAATACCGCGCCCGGTGGGAACTCGCAGCCGACTACCCGATGGTCGCGCCGGAGTACGCCGAAACGCGCCGCGACCTCGCCAAGAAAATCGGTCTTGGGCGCAAACCCGGACAAAAGCGGGGCCGCAAGAAAAAGGCAGCCTGA
- a CDS encoding M16 family metallopeptidase translates to MKRTLSAACALALLAFPAVSISPLLAQDSAENALPRGLQTGDEVPWIYRGSDVPQDKDWLFGELENGLRYAVRRNSVPPEQASIRIRIDAGSLHERDDEQGFAHLMEHLSFRESKYLGPAQAIPTWQRLGATFGSDTNAETSPTHTVYKLDLPGITPASLDESFKLLSGMIREPVLSQANVATEVPIVLAEKRERGGAGFRVDTKTRETLFAGQRLANRLPIGTEETLEAATGKALQEFHQRWYRPENTVIVVAGDADPVELARLVEKWFGDWQGTGPHVEAPDFGDPVAPAGADPANPLGEMAVVVEPDMPRALTYAIMRPWRPVNDTIVYNEGLLLDAIGQAIINRRLRSRARSGGSFLEAQVYQDDVSRSTDATFVTVIPLSNDWQTALADTRALIADALATPPTQEEIDREVAEFDVAFASELEQKAVLAGSKLADQIVQAVDIRETVAAPETVLNVFRGMSKRLNPQEVHARTKALFEGDVIRAVYVTPEATDGDVSALKLALSQEVKPDGTARLAAQAISFDDLPPIGEPGAITAEGELGITGIPEIEKVEFANGTRAILWANDAEPGRVTVKVRFGAGYRAFSPEDAPYVALGEMALVGAGLGELGQEELDRITTGRKMGFDFGIDEGSFTFTAQTRSADVSDQLYLFAAKLGMPRWDESPILRSKAAAGLAYDALSSSPGGVLNRDLDFLLRNRDPRFITPNPKMMAEATPEGFRKVWEPILKQGPVEVLVFGEFDRDEVVETLRRTFGALDPRTPIPASVAGWLPEFPDANGGPTVLNHRGDPNQAAAVIAWPSGGGIEGLRESRQLEILTQLFNNRLMDVMREKTGASYAPQVVSDWPRDLSGGGTIMALAQLRPEDVPVFFSEAEKIAADLSINPPDADELNRVTEPLRQLISRASTGNNFWLYQLEGASFDPRRVGLLRSLLVDYSQTSPEVMQLLATRYLTSRKPWQLAIIPEGQALATSLPAGRSSGSEVSGR, encoded by the coding sequence ATGAAGAGGACCCTTAGCGCCGCATGCGCTCTTGCCCTGCTGGCTTTTCCCGCCGTTTCGATTTCACCCCTCTTGGCGCAGGACAGCGCCGAGAACGCGCTTCCCCGCGGATTGCAGACCGGGGACGAGGTGCCGTGGATCTATCGCGGCAGCGACGTTCCGCAGGACAAGGACTGGCTCTTCGGCGAACTTGAAAACGGGCTCCGATATGCCGTGCGCCGCAACAGCGTCCCACCCGAACAGGCGTCGATCCGCATCCGCATCGATGCCGGATCGCTCCACGAACGCGACGACGAACAGGGTTTCGCGCATTTGATGGAGCACCTGAGCTTCCGCGAGAGCAAATACCTGGGCCCGGCGCAGGCGATTCCGACCTGGCAGCGGCTTGGCGCGACCTTCGGTAGCGACACTAATGCCGAAACCAGCCCGACGCATACGGTCTACAAGCTCGACCTTCCCGGGATCACTCCCGCCTCGCTCGATGAGAGTTTCAAGCTGCTTTCGGGCATGATCCGCGAGCCGGTGTTGAGCCAGGCCAATGTGGCGACCGAAGTCCCGATCGTGCTGGCCGAGAAGCGCGAGCGCGGAGGTGCGGGCTTCCGCGTCGATACCAAGACGCGCGAAACGCTTTTCGCGGGCCAGCGGCTAGCCAACCGGCTGCCGATCGGCACTGAAGAAACACTGGAAGCGGCGACCGGCAAGGCGCTGCAGGAATTCCACCAGCGCTGGTACCGGCCCGAAAACACCGTGATCGTCGTCGCGGGCGATGCCGATCCGGTCGAGTTGGCGCGGCTGGTCGAGAAATGGTTCGGCGACTGGCAGGGCACGGGCCCCCATGTCGAAGCGCCCGATTTCGGCGATCCGGTCGCACCGGCGGGCGCCGATCCCGCCAATCCGCTGGGCGAGATGGCGGTGGTGGTCGAACCCGACATGCCGCGCGCATTGACCTATGCGATCATGCGGCCCTGGCGTCCCGTCAACGACACCATCGTCTACAATGAAGGCCTGCTGCTCGATGCGATCGGGCAGGCAATCATCAATCGCCGCCTGCGCTCGCGCGCTCGCTCGGGCGGATCCTTCCTCGAAGCGCAGGTCTATCAGGACGATGTTTCGCGCTCGACCGACGCGACTTTCGTTACGGTGATTCCCCTTTCCAACGACTGGCAAACCGCGCTGGCTGACACCCGCGCTCTGATTGCGGATGCACTGGCGACACCGCCGACGCAGGAAGAGATCGACCGCGAGGTTGCCGAATTCGACGTCGCGTTTGCCAGCGAACTGGAACAGAAGGCGGTTCTCGCCGGGTCGAAGCTTGCCGACCAGATCGTCCAGGCGGTCGACATCCGCGAAACGGTCGCCGCACCCGAAACCGTGCTCAACGTCTTTCGGGGCATGAGCAAGCGGCTCAACCCGCAGGAGGTTCACGCCCGCACCAAGGCGCTGTTCGAAGGCGATGTGATCCGCGCGGTCTATGTCACGCCGGAGGCCACCGATGGTGACGTTTCGGCGCTCAAGCTGGCTCTGTCGCAGGAAGTGAAGCCCGACGGGACGGCGCGGCTTGCCGCGCAGGCGATCTCTTTTGACGACCTGCCGCCGATCGGCGAGCCGGGGGCGATTACGGCCGAGGGCGAACTCGGCATCACGGGCATTCCCGAGATAGAGAAGGTCGAATTCGCCAACGGCACCCGCGCGATCCTGTGGGCGAACGATGCCGAACCCGGCCGCGTGACCGTCAAGGTTCGCTTCGGCGCTGGTTATCGTGCCTTTTCGCCGGAGGACGCACCCTATGTCGCGCTGGGCGAAATGGCGCTGGTCGGCGCAGGCCTGGGCGAACTCGGCCAGGAAGAGCTCGACCGGATCACCACTGGTCGCAAGATGGGCTTTGACTTCGGTATCGACGAAGGCTCGTTCACTTTCACAGCGCAGACGCGCTCCGCCGATGTGTCCGACCAGCTCTACCTGTTCGCTGCCAAGCTGGGCATGCCCCGCTGGGACGAAAGCCCGATACTGCGTTCGAAGGCAGCAGCAGGGTTGGCTTATGATGCATTGTCGTCGAGCCCGGGCGGGGTGCTCAACCGCGACCTCGACTTCCTGCTGCGCAATCGCGACCCGCGTTTCATCACGCCCAACCCCAAGATGATGGCGGAAGCCACGCCCGAGGGATTCCGCAAGGTGTGGGAACCGATCCTGAAGCAGGGTCCGGTCGAAGTGCTGGTGTTCGGTGAGTTCGACCGCGACGAGGTGGTCGAAACCTTGCGTCGTACCTTTGGCGCGCTCGACCCGCGCACGCCGATCCCGGCGTCGGTTGCCGGCTGGCTGCCCGAATTCCCCGATGCCAATGGCGGGCCGACCGTGCTGAACCATCGCGGCGACCCAAACCAGGCGGCAGCAGTGATCGCCTGGCCCAGCGGCGGCGGGATTGAGGGGCTGCGCGAATCGCGCCAGCTCGAGATCCTCACCCAGTTGTTCAACAATCGCCTGATGGATGTGATGCGCGAGAAGACCGGCGCCAGTTACGCTCCGCAGGTCGTTTCCGACTGGCCGCGGGACCTGTCGGGCGGCGGAACGATCATGGCGCTGGCACAGCTTCGCCCCGAGGATGTCCCGGTATTCTTTTCCGAAGCGGAGAAGATCGCGGCCGACCTTTCGATCAATCCGCCCGATGCCGATGAGCTCAATCGCGTCACCGAACCGCTGCGCCAGTTGATCAGCCGCGCCTCGACAGGCAACAATTTCTGGCTCTACCAGCTGGAAGGCGCGAGCTTCGACCCGCGCCGCGTGGGCCTGTTGCGCTCGCTGCTGGTGGACTATTCGCAGACCTCCCCGGAGGTGATGCAGTTGCTCGCCACGCGCTACCTGACTTCGCGCAAGCCGTGGCAATTGGCGATCATTCCCGAAGGCCAGGCGCTAGCTACCAGCCTGCCCGCGGGGCGGTCTTCAGGCAGCGAAGTATCGGGGCGCTAG
- the tsaB gene encoding tRNA (adenosine(37)-N6)-threonylcarbamoyltransferase complex dimerization subunit type 1 TsaB, whose product MRTLAIETATEACSVALYEGERLIAHDHRVLGRGHAERLVPMIANLPDRGKAERILVSLGPGSFTGVRIGIATARALGVAWDAKVLGYPTLALVAARCWQPAPQPVTVCMNGGHGEWFVQNFDQGKPEDEVQSLPPEAAVAACRHPRIAGNRADELAGLFPDGEKVAIDMLPDASKLYLLHEANWTTQLAPIYGRGPDAKPTQP is encoded by the coding sequence ATGCGCACGCTTGCGATAGAAACCGCCACCGAGGCCTGTTCGGTCGCCCTTTACGAGGGCGAGCGTCTGATTGCGCATGACCATCGGGTCCTCGGCCGCGGCCACGCCGAACGGCTTGTCCCGATGATCGCGAACCTGCCCGACCGAGGCAAGGCCGAGCGCATTCTCGTCTCGCTTGGCCCCGGTAGTTTCACCGGCGTGCGGATCGGCATCGCGACCGCGCGGGCCTTGGGCGTGGCCTGGGACGCCAAGGTCTTGGGCTATCCCACGCTGGCGCTTGTTGCGGCCCGGTGTTGGCAGCCCGCGCCGCAGCCGGTCACGGTCTGCATGAATGGCGGACACGGCGAATGGTTCGTCCAGAATTTCGATCAAGGGAAACCGGAAGACGAAGTCCAGTCGCTGCCACCCGAGGCCGCCGTCGCAGCCTGCCGGCACCCGCGAATAGCAGGGAACCGCGCCGACGAACTGGCCGGCCTTTTCCCTGATGGAGAGAAGGTCGCGATCGACATGCTGCCCGATGCGAGCAAGCTCTACCTGCTTCACGAGGCCAATTGGACCACCCAGCTTGCTCCGATCTACGGGCGGGGCCCAGACGCGAAGCCCACCCAGCCATGA
- a CDS encoding NifU family protein — MFIETETTPNPASLKFLPGRQVMTAGTREFASPEAAEVSPLAQAIFDTGEVTNVFFGGDFVSVTAAPGVNWNELKPMVVSILLDHFVSEAPLFAGGDASGITVPAENEDLLVEENPDDADIVAQINELLETRVRPAVAGDGGDIAYRGFKDGIVYLTLQGACSGCPSSTATLKHGIEGLLKHYVPEVVEVRAA, encoded by the coding sequence ATGTTCATCGAGACCGAAACAACCCCGAACCCCGCCAGCCTCAAGTTCCTGCCCGGGCGGCAGGTCATGACCGCCGGCACGCGCGAATTCGCCAGCCCCGAGGCGGCCGAGGTCAGTCCGCTGGCACAGGCGATCTTCGACACGGGCGAAGTGACCAATGTTTTCTTCGGCGGCGACTTCGTCAGCGTCACCGCGGCACCCGGCGTCAACTGGAACGAGCTCAAGCCAATGGTAGTCTCGATCCTGCTCGATCATTTCGTCTCCGAAGCCCCGCTGTTCGCGGGTGGCGACGCCAGCGGCATCACGGTCCCGGCCGAAAACGAAGACCTGCTCGTCGAAGAGAACCCAGACGATGCCGATATCGTTGCCCAGATCAACGAGCTGCTCGAAACCCGCGTGCGCCCTGCCGTCGCCGGGGACGGCGGCGACATTGCCTATCGCGGCTTCAAGGACGGGATCGTCTACCTCACGCTGCAAGGTGCCTGTTCGGGCTGCCCCTCGTCCACCGCGACACTCAAGCACGGCATCGAAGGGCTGCTGAAACACTATGTGCCCGAAGTCGTTGAAGTTCGCGCAGCCTGA
- a CDS encoding malonic semialdehyde reductase, producing MTVQFHDQHLSAEALDQIFREARSYNGWLDKEVSDEQLHSIYELMKMGPTSANMQPARVVWVKSDEAKAKLVACVSEGNKAKVEAAPVTAIIGYDIDFHEELPWLFPHTDAKSWFEGDEEGRKEGAFRNSALQGAYLMIAARALGLDCGPMSGFDAAAVEKAFFADDPRHRVNFICSIGYGDKTSIFGRSPRPDFDKFNEIA from the coding sequence ATGACCGTCCAGTTCCACGACCAGCACCTGTCCGCCGAAGCGCTCGACCAGATTTTCCGCGAGGCGCGAAGCTACAATGGCTGGCTCGACAAGGAAGTGAGCGATGAGCAGCTCCACTCGATCTACGAGCTGATGAAGATGGGCCCGACATCGGCCAATATGCAGCCGGCGCGGGTCGTCTGGGTCAAGTCGGACGAGGCCAAGGCCAAGCTCGTCGCGTGCGTGTCGGAAGGCAACAAGGCCAAGGTGGAGGCAGCGCCCGTCACCGCGATCATCGGCTACGACATCGATTTCCACGAAGAATTGCCTTGGCTGTTCCCGCACACCGATGCCAAGAGCTGGTTCGAAGGTGACGAGGAAGGCCGCAAGGAAGGCGCCTTCCGCAACTCGGCATTGCAGGGCGCATACCTGATGATCGCCGCCCGCGCGCTCGGGCTCGATTGCGGCCCCATGTCTGGTTTCGATGCAGCGGCTGTGGAGAAAGCATTCTTCGCCGATGATCCCCGGCATCGCGTGAATTTCATCTGCTCGATCGGCTATGGCGACAAGACTTCGATCTTCGGTCGTAGCCCGCGCCCCGACTTCGACAAGTTCAACGAGATCGCCTGA
- a CDS encoding GGDEF domain-containing protein yields the protein MDTAWTTEAAMAAAVVLLLSLAAWWLIQLRARRGLEHDVPSTVSVLARRRRKKLAEMMRILSMAEEIADLGLWQYYPARNEQEWSGGMKCLFGLDHDDALMEGDAETLLAANEIDLVAEVMARKGRRGVFGLRMTVQRVDGSERDIRIRACHIDQEDAHSHRVIAVLMDVTDHARRERRLKESREIALREARRARELAETDPLTGLANRRRIMAELDRLVVLVREQRQPLSLILFDVDHFKRVNDRHGHTVGDEVLRQISMIAEEQVREGDILGRIGGEEFVWVVPGADKTLAGLAAERLRLAVAMGSGVGKTTPVTISLGIAAARPGDTALGLFARADAALYDAKHAGRNTVRLAA from the coding sequence ATGGACACAGCATGGACGACCGAGGCCGCGATGGCCGCAGCCGTGGTGCTGTTGTTGTCGCTCGCGGCCTGGTGGCTCATCCAGCTTCGGGCCCGCCGGGGCCTGGAGCATGATGTGCCAAGCACGGTCAGCGTCCTGGCGCGTCGCCGGCGCAAGAAACTCGCTGAAATGATGCGCATCCTTAGCATGGCCGAAGAGATCGCTGACCTAGGCCTGTGGCAATATTATCCCGCGCGCAACGAGCAGGAATGGTCGGGCGGCATGAAATGCCTGTTCGGGCTGGATCACGACGATGCCTTGATGGAGGGCGATGCGGAAACCTTGCTGGCAGCGAACGAGATCGACCTCGTCGCCGAGGTCATGGCGCGCAAGGGGCGGCGCGGAGTGTTCGGCCTGCGGATGACGGTCCAGCGCGTTGACGGCAGTGAGCGGGACATTCGCATCCGGGCCTGCCACATCGATCAGGAAGACGCGCACAGCCACAGGGTGATCGCCGTCCTGATGGACGTCACCGACCATGCAAGGCGCGAACGGCGGCTCAAGGAATCGCGCGAGATTGCGCTGCGCGAAGCACGGCGGGCGCGCGAGCTGGCCGAAACCGATCCTTTGACGGGGCTGGCCAATCGGCGGCGGATCATGGCCGAACTGGACCGGCTGGTGGTGCTCGTGCGCGAGCAGCGGCAACCGCTGTCGCTGATCCTCTTCGATGTCGATCACTTCAAGCGCGTCAACGATCGCCATGGCCATACCGTCGGCGACGAGGTGCTCCGGCAGATATCGATGATTGCCGAGGAGCAGGTTCGCGAAGGCGACATTCTCGGCCGCATCGGGGGTGAGGAGTTCGTGTGGGTTGTGCCGGGCGCGGACAAGACCCTTGCCGGGCTTGCTGCAGAACGCTTGCGGCTGGCGGTGGCAATGGGAAGCGGCGTGGGGAAGACGACGCCGGTTACGATCAGCCTCGGCATCGCTGCGGCACGCCCGGGGGACACCGCGCTGGGGCTGTTCGCGCGCGCCGATGCCGCGCTCTACGATGCCAAGCATGCGGGCCGGAACACGGTTCGCCTCGCCGCTTAA
- a CDS encoding Fur family transcriptional regulator, whose translation MQQKIDLEQLCADKGLRITEQRRVIARVLSESDDHPDVELLHQRASAIDPKISIATVYRTVRLFEEAGILDRHDFGDGRARYEAAPEAHHDHLIDVESGKVVEFVDPELEALQRQIAEKLGYRLVDHRMELYGVRLSRED comes from the coding sequence TTGCAGCAGAAGATCGATCTTGAACAACTGTGCGCCGACAAGGGTTTGCGCATAACCGAACAGCGCCGCGTCATCGCACGCGTCTTGTCGGAGAGTGACGACCACCCCGACGTGGAATTGCTCCATCAGCGCGCATCTGCGATCGATCCCAAGATCTCCATTGCCACTGTCTATCGCACCGTGCGCCTATTCGAAGAGGCGGGTATTCTCGACCGTCACGACTTCGGTGACGGGCGCGCCCGCTACGAAGCAGCACCCGAAGCGCATCACGATCATCTTATCGACGTAGAAAGCGGCAAGGTCGTGGAATTCGTCGATCCCGAACTCGAAGCCTTGCAGCGCCAGATTGCCGAGAAACTCGGCTATCGCCTGGTCGACCACCGGATGGAACTTTATGGCGTCCGGCTCTCGCGCGAGGACTGA
- a CDS encoding lysophospholipid acyltransferase family protein, with protein MASGSRARTEEEIRAATARGEPTPISALGWLRLGFRVLALILSLVVLVPLHYLYRVFAYGSPFPKIFLWLAAFICGARVRKIGVPLRRDVFFISNHISWIDILALAGASGTAFVAKAELAEVPVVGWLSRLNRTVFVKRENRLGVAEQINSLREALADNWSVTVFPEGTVTDGQSLLPFKTSMLRVLEPPPPGVLVQPVMLDYGAIAEWIGWTGEETGVNNAKRVLARRGSFALRVNFLEPFSPEDFHGRKAIGAEARRRIEEALVAALGKPLRDFEFNVAPVRYNAPDKQIPLE; from the coding sequence ATGGCGTCCGGCTCTCGCGCGAGGACTGAGGAAGAAATCCGCGCGGCCACTGCGCGCGGCGAACCGACCCCAATTTCCGCTCTCGGCTGGCTCCGGCTAGGCTTCAGGGTCCTGGCGCTGATCCTGTCGCTCGTGGTGCTGGTGCCCTTGCATTACCTCTATCGGGTATTTGCCTACGGCTCGCCCTTCCCCAAAATCTTCCTGTGGCTGGCGGCTTTCATCTGCGGCGCGCGGGTGCGGAAAATCGGGGTACCGCTGCGGCGCGACGTGTTCTTTATCTCGAACCATATCTCGTGGATTGACATCCTCGCACTGGCCGGTGCCAGCGGCACCGCATTTGTTGCCAAGGCGGAACTGGCCGAAGTTCCGGTGGTGGGCTGGCTTTCGCGGCTCAACCGCACCGTTTTCGTCAAACGCGAGAACCGGCTGGGCGTGGCCGAGCAAATCAACTCACTGCGCGAGGCGCTGGCCGACAACTGGTCGGTGACCGTGTTCCCAGAAGGCACCGTCACCGATGGCCAATCGCTGCTTCCGTTCAAGACCAGCATGCTGCGGGTGCTCGAACCACCGCCGCCCGGCGTGCTGGTCCAGCCGGTGATGCTCGACTACGGCGCGATTGCCGAATGGATCGGTTGGACCGGGGAGGAGACCGGGGTCAACAATGCCAAGCGCGTGCTGGCGCGGCGAGGCTCGTTCGCGTTGCGGGTCAATTTCCTTGAGCCGTTCAGCCCGGAAGATTTCCACGGTCGCAAGGCAATCGGTGCCGAGGCGCGGCGCCGGATCGAGGAGGCGCTGGTCGCCGCGCTTGGCAAGCCGCTGCGCGACTTCGAGTTCAACGTGGCGCCGGTGCGCTACAACGCCCCCGACAAGCAGATTCCACTCGAGTAG
- a CDS encoding GNAT family N-acetyltransferase translates to MTASDPIDQIMAVMEAAFDPAWGEAWNRRQVSDALIMPHTFAILVDAEGQTCEDCSRDAAGFVLTRHAPGEEELLLIAVTPEQRGRGLGRKLLSHLARDARERGAERIFLEMRSNNPAERLYRDFGFEPIGRRPNYYLLADGNRMDAITFGLSI, encoded by the coding sequence ATGACCGCAAGCGATCCGATCGACCAGATCATGGCGGTGATGGAAGCGGCGTTCGACCCGGCGTGGGGGGAAGCCTGGAACCGCCGCCAGGTCAGCGACGCGCTGATCATGCCCCACACGTTCGCGATCCTGGTCGATGCCGAGGGGCAGACCTGCGAGGATTGCTCGAGGGATGCCGCCGGCTTTGTCCTGACGCGCCATGCACCGGGCGAAGAGGAACTGCTGCTGATCGCCGTAACCCCTGAACAACGTGGACGAGGGCTGGGGCGAAAACTGCTGTCACATCTGGCCCGGGACGCGCGTGAGCGGGGCGCCGAGCGCATCTTTCTCGAGATGCGCAGCAACAATCCCGCCGAACGACTCTATCGCGATTTCGGTTTCGAGCCGATTGGACGGCGCCCGAATTATTACTTGTTGGCAGACGGCAATCGAATGGATGCCATTACTTTTGGTTTGTCTATTTAG